From Pseudomonas sp. CCI4.2, one genomic window encodes:
- the phaC gene encoding class II poly(R)-hydroxyalkanoic acid synthase: MRNKNTLSPAPTPATFINAQSAITGLRGKDLFSTLRSVAAQSMRHPIHSARHALALGGQLGRVLIGDVPYPPNPRDARFADPTWQLNPFYRRSLQAYLSWQHQLKSWIDDSSMSKDDRARAHFIFSLINDAFAPSNTLLNPMALKELFNSGGSSVVKGLSHMVDDLLHNNGLPSQTTKDAFEVGKTVATTVGSVVFRNELLEVMQYKSMSEKQYAKPLLIVPPQINKYYIFDLSPANSFVQYALKNNLQVFMISWRNPDVRHREWGLSSYVEALEEAMNVVRAITASREVNLVGACAGGLTMAALQGHLQAKRQLRRISSATYMVSLLDSQIESPATLFIDEQTLEAAKRRSYQQGVLDGRDMAKIFAWMRPNDLIWSYWVNNYLLGKSPPPFDILYWNNDSTRLPAALHGDLLDFFKHNPLSHVGGLEVCGTPIDLQKVTVDSFSVAGINDHITPWDAVYRSTLLLGGDRRFVLSNSGHVQSILNPPGNPKSNYVENPKLSSDPRAWFYDGKTVEGSWWPNWLEWIQQRSGEQRETLMVLGNQNYPPMEAAPGTYVHVR; encoded by the coding sequence ATGCGAAACAAAAACACATTGAGCCCGGCGCCGACCCCGGCCACTTTTATTAACGCGCAAAGCGCTATCACTGGGTTGCGCGGTAAAGACTTGTTTTCCACCTTGCGCAGCGTGGCCGCACAGAGCATGCGCCACCCTATCCACAGCGCCCGACATGCACTGGCCCTCGGCGGACAACTAGGCCGTGTACTGATCGGCGACGTCCCCTACCCGCCCAATCCGCGTGACGCACGTTTTGCCGATCCTACGTGGCAGCTAAATCCCTTTTACCGACGCAGTTTGCAGGCTTACTTGAGCTGGCAGCATCAGCTCAAAAGCTGGATCGACGACAGCAGCATGTCCAAGGATGACCGAGCCCGAGCGCACTTCATCTTTTCCTTGATCAACGATGCGTTCGCACCGTCCAACACCTTGCTCAATCCCATGGCGCTCAAAGAGCTGTTCAACTCCGGCGGCAGCAGCGTGGTCAAGGGCCTCAGCCACATGGTTGATGACCTGTTACACAACAACGGACTGCCCAGCCAGACCACCAAGGATGCGTTCGAAGTCGGCAAAACCGTCGCAACTACCGTTGGCTCGGTGGTGTTCCGCAACGAGCTACTGGAAGTGATGCAGTACAAATCGATGAGTGAAAAGCAGTACGCCAAGCCGCTGCTGATCGTGCCGCCGCAAATCAATAAGTACTATATTTTCGACCTCAGCCCGGCCAACAGCTTCGTGCAATACGCGCTCAAAAATAACCTGCAAGTGTTCATGATCAGCTGGCGTAACCCGGACGTGCGCCACCGCGAATGGGGGCTGTCCAGCTACGTCGAAGCCCTTGAAGAAGCGATGAACGTGGTCCGCGCCATTACCGCCAGCCGCGAAGTCAATCTGGTTGGCGCTTGTGCAGGTGGCTTGACCATGGCGGCGCTGCAAGGGCATTTGCAGGCCAAACGGCAATTACGTCGAATCTCTAGCGCAACCTATATGGTGAGCCTTTTAGACAGCCAGATCGAAAGCCCGGCCACGCTTTTTATCGATGAGCAGACCCTGGAAGCGGCTAAGCGACGCTCGTACCAGCAAGGCGTTCTCGATGGCCGCGACATGGCAAAAATCTTCGCCTGGATGCGCCCCAATGATTTGATCTGGAGCTATTGGGTCAACAACTACCTGCTGGGGAAAAGCCCGCCGCCGTTCGACATTCTGTATTGGAACAACGACAGCACACGCCTGCCCGCCGCATTGCACGGTGACTTGTTGGACTTCTTCAAGCACAACCCGCTGAGTCATGTCGGTGGTTTGGAAGTCTGCGGCACGCCCATTGACCTGCAAAAAGTCACCGTGGACAGCTTCAGCGTGGCGGGCATCAACGACCACATCACCCCGTGGGATGCGGTCTATCGCTCCACCCTGCTGCTCGGGGGCGATCGACGATTCGTCCTGTCCAACAGCGGCCACGTGCAAAGCATTCTGAATCCGCCGGGCAACCCTAAATCCAACTATGTCGAAAACCCCAAGCTCAGCAGCGATCCGCGCGCCTGGTTTTATGATGGCAAAACCGTCGAAGGCAGTTGGTGGCCTAACTGGCTGGAGTGGATTCAACAGCGCTCCGGCGAACAACGAGAAACACTGATGGTGCTGGGTAACCAAAACTATCCGCCCATGGAGGCTGCGCCTGGCACCTATGTGCATGTGCGTTAA
- a CDS encoding TetR/AcrR family transcriptional regulator: MKTRDRILDCALHLFNQQGEPNVSTLGIANEMGISPGNLYYHFHGKEPLVLGLFERFQAELTPLLDPPANAQLAPEDYWLFLHLIVEHLSHYRFLFQDLSNLAGRLPKLARGIRNLLNALKRTLASLLAQLKAQGQMVSDTQALGQLLEQISMTLLFSLDYQRILGKEGQVRVVVYQIMMLVAPHLIAGSKEAVEDGAKRYLEQ, encoded by the coding sequence ATGAAAACCCGCGACCGTATCCTTGATTGTGCGCTGCACCTGTTCAACCAGCAGGGTGAACCCAACGTCTCGACCCTGGGAATTGCCAACGAAATGGGCATCAGCCCTGGCAATCTTTACTACCACTTTCACGGTAAAGAACCGCTGGTGCTGGGGCTGTTCGAGCGCTTTCAAGCCGAACTCACGCCGTTGCTCGATCCACCGGCAAACGCACAGCTGGCACCGGAAGATTACTGGTTGTTCCTGCACCTGATCGTCGAACATCTGTCGCACTACCGGTTCCTGTTCCAAGACCTGTCCAATCTCGCCGGCCGTCTGCCAAAACTGGCGCGCGGCATCCGCAATCTGCTCAACGCCCTCAAACGCACCTTGGCGTCGTTGCTCGCCCAACTCAAAGCGCAAGGACAAATGGTCAGCGACACCCAAGCGCTGGGGCAACTGCTCGAACAGATCAGCATGACCCTGCTGTTCTCGCTGGATTACCAGCGGATCTTGGGTAAGGAAGGGCAAGTTCGGGTGGTGGTTTACCAAATCATGATGCTCGTCGCGCCGCATTTGATTGCAGGGTCGAAGGAGGCGGTTGAAGACGGGGCGAAGCGGTATTTGGAGCAGTAG